The Triticum aestivum cultivar Chinese Spring chromosome 7B, IWGSC CS RefSeq v2.1, whole genome shotgun sequence genome window below encodes:
- the LOC123162124 gene encoding GDSL esterase/lipase At5g45920 yields the protein MRPSIVLFGDSITEESFGEGGWGAHLANHYSRSADVVLRGYSGYNTRWASLVADRAFSAIPASAAVAAVTVFFGANDASLPDRASAFQHVPLPEYRDNLRAICALLRARWPSAALILITPPPVDERGRVRFPRNGDASGLPERTNEAAGRYARACVEVAAQCGLRAIDLWSRMQEFPGWETAFLRDGLHLTPTGNRLLFEEVVFALRDANLSLEALPADLPLCSDIDPDNAVRCFEE from the coding sequence ATGAGGCCGTCGATCGTGCTGTTCGGCGACTCCATCACGGAGGAGTCGTTCGGGGAGGGCGGGTGGGGCGCGCACCTGGCGAACCACTACTCGCGCTCCGCCGACGTCGTGCTCCGGGGCTACAGCGGCTACAACACCCGCTGGGCGTCCCTGGTGGCCGACCGCGCATTCTCCGCCATCCCGGCGTCGGCGGCCGTCGCCGCCGTCACCGTCTTCTTCGGCGCCAACGACGCGTCGCTCCCCGACCGCGCAAGCGCGTTCCAGCACGTGCCACTCCCAGAGTACCGGGACAACCTGCGCGCCATCTGCGCGCTGCTCCGCGCGCGCTGGCCGTCGGCGGCGCTCATCCTCATCACGCCGCCCCCCGTCGACGAGCGCGGCCGCGTCCGATTCCCGCGCAACGGGGACGCGTCCGGCCTGCCCGAGCGGACCAACGAGGCGGCCGGGCGGTACGCGCGGGCGTGCGTGGAGGTGGCCGCGCAGTGCGGGCTCCGGGCTATCGACCTCTGGTCCAGGATGCAGGAGTTCCCCGGGTGGGAGACGGCGTTCCTCAGGGACGGGCTGCACCTCACGCCGACGGGCAACCGGCTGCTGTTCGAGGAGGTGGTGTTCGCGCTGAGGGACGCCAACCTCAGCCTGGAGGCGCTCCCCGCCGACCTGCCGCTCTGCAGCGACATCGACCCCGACAACGCCGTCAGGTGCTTCGAGGAGTGA